One genomic region from Bacillus sp. SLBN-46 encodes:
- a CDS encoding protein-glutamate O-methyltransferase CheR: protein MHESGLTKLSQVIYDYCGLRFNDRLPILRDKISKRVMELGLDYDEYYDFLTATPMEWDVLIELLTINETYFYREEHQLTECCSTILPMLRGGIRNRPLRIWSAACSSGEEPYTIAMLIQETGQYLPGSIEIIATDINKKVLQKAEKGWYHNNSFAFRRIPETLLKKYFVEENGGFQIKESIKRMVTFNYLNLLNEEDMAEIGEVDIIFCRNVLIYFDQDNTKRVIRSFNKNLALGGYLFLGHAESITDTNLGFQKLRSEKSFYYRKESDQDETIRCISSR, encoded by the coding sequence ATGCATGAGAGTGGATTAACGAAATTAAGCCAGGTTATATATGACTATTGTGGATTAAGATTTAATGATCGGCTACCTATCCTTAGAGATAAGATTTCAAAAAGGGTAATGGAACTAGGGTTAGATTATGATGAATACTATGACTTTTTGACAGCAACTCCCATGGAATGGGATGTATTAATTGAGTTATTAACTATTAATGAAACTTACTTTTATCGGGAGGAACATCAATTAACTGAGTGTTGCTCCACTATTTTGCCCATGCTAAGAGGTGGGATTAGAAACCGTCCTCTTAGAATTTGGAGCGCCGCCTGTTCGAGCGGGGAGGAGCCCTATACCATAGCAATGCTAATTCAAGAAACCGGTCAATATTTACCTGGTTCTATAGAGATTATTGCTACAGATATAAATAAGAAGGTTCTACAAAAAGCCGAAAAGGGTTGGTATCATAATAATTCGTTTGCATTTCGGAGGATCCCGGAAACATTATTGAAAAAATATTTTGTTGAAGAAAATGGTGGCTTTCAAATTAAAGAATCCATAAAAAGAATGGTTACATTCAATTATTTGAATCTCCTTAACGAGGAGGATATGGCTGAAATAGGTGAAGTGGACATCATTTTTTGTAGGAATGTTTTGATTTATTTTGATCAAGATAATACTAAGAGGGTTATTCGGAGTTTTAATAAAAATTTAGCTCTGGGTGGCTATTTATTTCTTGGTCATGCTGAATCAATAACTGATACGAATCTAGGGTTTCAAAAATTACGCTCTGAAAAGAGTTTTTATTATCGAAAGGAATCTGATCAGGATGAAACAATACGGTGTATTAGTAGTCGATGA
- a CDS encoding chemotaxis response regulator protein-glutamate methylesterase: MKQYGVLVVDDSAFMRRAISLMLEEDPRFFVIGIARNGVEAVEKVKRLKPDLVTMDVEMPEMNGISALDQIMKTNPVPVVMISSRTQDGAQETLQALSLGAVDFFLKDNLIRNRNGENQSKEFIERLSGIIEAKWTHSLPVSHENDNNEDYLKQEEPGEPIKPQQNADMVLIGCSTGGPKALQTILPNFPKNFPVPIVVAQHMPPGFTKHLADRFNTLCQMEVKEVQNNQEVKAGTIFICPSGYQTRFEKQEDTIVFKVDNHDDGQELYKPSIDLTLSSAAPIFKDRLLSVILTGMGVDGTKGCGLVKQFHGKVFVEAEDTCIVYGMPRAVLEAGYADRQYKLSKMYKEITENV, translated from the coding sequence ATGAAACAATACGGTGTATTAGTAGTCGATGACTCTGCATTTATGAGGAGAGCGATTAGTCTAATGCTAGAAGAGGACCCACGTTTTTTTGTGATTGGTATTGCAAGAAATGGTGTGGAAGCAGTCGAAAAGGTTAAACGACTAAAACCCGATCTTGTCACCATGGATGTGGAGATGCCTGAAATGAATGGAATAAGTGCATTGGATCAAATCATGAAGACAAATCCAGTGCCTGTTGTCATGATAAGTTCCCGGACCCAAGATGGGGCCCAGGAAACCCTACAGGCTCTTTCGCTGGGGGCTGTTGATTTCTTTTTAAAAGATAACCTGATTAGAAATCGGAATGGCGAGAATCAAAGTAAAGAATTTATCGAACGTTTATCCGGGATTATAGAAGCTAAATGGACACATAGTTTACCAGTATCCCATGAAAATGATAATAATGAAGATTACCTTAAACAAGAAGAACCTGGTGAACCAATCAAACCTCAGCAGAATGCTGATATGGTTTTAATTGGGTGTTCGACAGGTGGGCCCAAAGCATTACAAACGATTCTGCCTAATTTTCCTAAAAATTTTCCCGTGCCCATTGTTGTTGCGCAACATATGCCTCCAGGCTTTACGAAACATTTAGCCGATAGGTTTAACACATTATGTCAAATGGAAGTAAAAGAAGTTCAAAATAACCAAGAAGTTAAAGCAGGGACAATATTTATATGTCCGTCCGGTTATCAAACGCGCTTTGAAAAACAAGAAGATACCATCGTGTTTAAAGTGGATAATCATGACGATGGTCAAGAATTATACAAACCTTCTATAGATCTAACTCTTAGTTCGGCAGCGCCAATTTTTAAAGATCGACTTTTATCCGTGATATTAACTGGCATGGGTGTGGACGGGACGAAGGGTTGTGGCCTTGTGAAACAGTTTCATGGAAAAGTCTTCGTAGAAGCAGAGGATACTTGTATTGTTTATGGTATGCCTAGGGCTGTTTTGGAGGCGGGATATGCTGATAGGCAATATAAATTATCAAAAATGTATAAAGAAATAACCGAAAATGTTTAA
- a CDS encoding flagellar hook-basal body complex protein — protein MLKSLYSGVSGMKGFQTKLDMIGNNVANVNTVGFKKGRVMFQDIISQNMAGATAPTGDRGGVNPKQVGLGTKIGSIDNIFTPGSPMTTNVGTDLAIDGDAFFVVSPEANGNETYLTRAGNFNRDANGDLVTSNGFYVLGVNEAGSPVRINIKADDKEGMNFTSYSIDPSGYVYVVREDGKSGKLAFDSTNNQYYMNETNDPTDDISLATAVVSNPGGLTKVGNTFFQVNGNSGAPQLGRIEDNKGGTINTGVLEMSNVDLTEEFTEMIVAQRGFQANARTITTSDSILEEVVNLKR, from the coding sequence ATGTTAAAATCGCTTTACTCCGGAGTTTCTGGAATGAAAGGGTTTCAAACAAAATTAGATATGATCGGAAATAATGTTGCGAATGTAAATACTGTAGGATTTAAAAAGGGTCGTGTGATGTTTCAAGATATTATTAGTCAAAATATGGCGGGTGCTACTGCACCTACAGGAGACCGCGGAGGCGTAAATCCAAAACAGGTTGGTCTTGGAACTAAGATTGGCTCTATTGATAACATTTTTACACCTGGAAGTCCAATGACAACAAATGTTGGTACCGATTTGGCTATCGATGGTGATGCATTTTTTGTTGTAAGTCCTGAAGCCAATGGAAATGAAACTTATTTAACTAGGGCGGGAAACTTTAACCGAGATGCCAATGGTGACTTAGTTACCTCTAATGGATTTTATGTATTAGGAGTAAATGAAGCAGGAAGTCCTGTTCGAATTAACATTAAAGCCGATGATAAAGAAGGAATGAATTTCACGTCTTATTCCATTGATCCGAGTGGTTATGTATATGTTGTCCGTGAAGACGGGAAGAGTGGGAAATTAGCGTTTGATTCAACTAATAATCAATACTACATGAACGAAACTAACGATCCAACTGACGATATTTCTTTAGCCACTGCAGTTGTATCTAATCCTGGTGGACTTACTAAGGTTGGAAATACATTTTTTCAAGTGAATGGAAACTCTGGTGCACCTCAACTGGGACGTATCGAAGATAATAAAGGTGGTACAATCAACACTGGAGTTCTAGAAATGTCTAACGTGGATCTAACGGAAGAATTTACAGAAATGATTGTTGCACAACGTGGTTTCCAAGCAAATGCAAGAACGATTACTACTTCCGATTCTATATTAGAAGAAGTGGTCAACTTAAAACGATAG
- the flgD gene encoding flagellar hook assembly protein FlgD: protein MSNWVDVTSVAKNNSIYNNVKPFEQKSALGKDEFLKILTTQLANQDPSSPLQDKDFIAQMATFSSLEQMTNLNKAFEKFTGNQMSQFAAVIGKEVSWTPDGAIGPVTGVVKGVSSQEGNYFYLVGNEKVPMTKVTEIKQVSTETN, encoded by the coding sequence ATGAGTAATTGGGTGGATGTTACTTCAGTTGCTAAAAATAATTCAATTTATAATAATGTAAAGCCTTTTGAACAAAAGAGCGCCCTTGGTAAGGATGAATTTTTGAAAATCTTGACAACACAATTGGCTAACCAAGATCCGTCAAGTCCTCTTCAAGATAAAGATTTCATTGCTCAAATGGCAACATTCAGTTCTTTAGAACAGATGACAAACCTAAATAAGGCATTTGAAAAGTTTACAGGCAATCAAATGAGTCAATTTGCAGCAGTAATTGGCAAAGAGGTTAGCTGGACTCCAGATGGTGCTATAGGCCCTGTAACCGGTGTGGTTAAAGGGGTTTCAAGTCAGGAAGGGAATTATTTTTACCTTGTCGGAAATGAAAAAGTCCCTATGACAAAAGTTACTGAAATAAAACAAGTTTCAACTGAAACGAACTAA
- the motA gene encoding flagellar motor stator protein MotA, which yields MSSIIGIILALVAIGLGMVLKGASLSALYNPAAYLIIFGGTAAAVIIAFPFSEIKKFPILLKIAFLEPKQPSKSDQITSLVKCAEIAKREGLLALEEVALETEDAFYKKGLEMIIDGHDSEFIEEVLLDEVAAIDKRHKTGALIFTQAGTYAPTLGVLGAVIGLVASLGNLNNVEKLGHSISAAFIATLLGIFTGYVLWHPLANKLKRLSKREQEFKLLTIEGLLSVYQGMSPSALEKKLTVYIAPSERKKLENMNEEAAHEQTA from the coding sequence ATGTCTAGTATTATTGGGATTATCTTGGCATTGGTAGCAATTGGACTCGGGATGGTATTAAAAGGAGCTTCACTATCAGCATTATACAATCCGGCAGCTTATCTTATAATATTTGGCGGAACAGCAGCTGCAGTTATTATTGCTTTTCCATTTAGTGAAATTAAAAAATTTCCTATTTTGTTAAAAATCGCCTTTCTCGAACCAAAACAACCATCAAAATCAGACCAAATTACCAGTTTAGTTAAATGTGCAGAAATTGCCAAAAGAGAAGGGCTGTTAGCACTTGAAGAAGTTGCCCTTGAAACAGAAGATGCTTTTTACAAAAAAGGTCTAGAAATGATTATTGATGGGCATGACAGCGAGTTCATCGAAGAAGTATTGTTGGATGAAGTTGCAGCTATTGATAAGCGCCATAAAACTGGAGCACTAATCTTTACACAGGCAGGAACCTATGCTCCTACATTAGGGGTACTTGGAGCTGTTATTGGGCTTGTTGCTTCATTAGGAAATTTAAATAATGTTGAAAAACTAGGACATTCTATTTCTGCAGCTTTTATCGCAACATTACTGGGGATCTTTACAGGTTATGTTTTATGGCACCCTTTAGCAAATAAATTAAAACGCCTTTCTAAACGAGAGCAAGAGTTTAAGCTTCTAACGATTGAAGGGTTGCTCTCAGTCTACCAAGGTATGTCTCCAAGTGCATTAGAGAAGAAACTAACTGTCTATATTGCGCCTAGCGAGAGAAAGAAGCTTGAAAATATGAACGAGGAAGCGGCACATGAGCAAACGGCGTAA
- a CDS encoding flagellar protein: MATPQLGNCPKCKKLYFRVRDICDDCHKKIEEDFLKVAAFLREYPGSTLQEVSDETKVSVAQIRQFILSGRLIMGSFPNLTYPCETCGTMIRAGRTCKNCMSRINQLNNQHSTEKENSQDRKNQSGGYITNYL; this comes from the coding sequence TTGGCAACGCCACAGTTAGGTAATTGTCCAAAATGCAAAAAGCTTTACTTTCGTGTAAGAGATATTTGTGATGATTGTCATAAAAAAATTGAAGAGGATTTTTTAAAAGTGGCTGCTTTTCTACGTGAATATCCCGGCAGCACTCTTCAAGAAGTAAGTGACGAAACCAAGGTGTCCGTTGCTCAAATCCGTCAATTTATTTTATCCGGTCGATTAATTATGGGAAGTTTCCCTAATCTAACGTACCCTTGTGAAACATGTGGAACGATGATTCGAGCAGGAAGAACATGTAAGAACTGTATGAGTCGTATTAATCAACTGAATAACCAACACAGTACAGAAAAAGAGAACAGCCAAGATCGAAAAAATCAGTCTGGTGGCTACATAACTAATTACCTATAA
- a CDS encoding response regulator, with translation MARVLIVDDAAFMRMMLKDILTKNGLEVAGEAVNGADAIDKYRELNPDIVTMDITMPEKDGITAVKEIKAFAPQAKIIMCSAMGQQPMVLEAIQAGAKDFVVKPFQADRVMESINKVLGS, from the coding sequence ATGGCAAGGGTATTAATCGTTGATGATGCAGCATTTATGCGTATGATGTTGAAGGATATTTTAACAAAAAATGGACTAGAGGTTGCTGGTGAAGCTGTAAATGGAGCAGACGCCATAGATAAATACCGTGAACTAAATCCTGATATTGTGACAATGGACATTACAATGCCTGAAAAAGATGGAATTACTGCTGTTAAGGAAATTAAAGCATTTGCACCGCAGGCTAAAATCATTATGTGTTCTGCAATGGGTCAGCAACCAATGGTGTTAGAGGCTATTCAAGCTGGTGCAAAAGATTTCGTAGTAAAACCATTCCAAGCGGACCGAGTAATGGAATCAATTAATAAAGTATTGGGTAGCTAA
- a CDS encoding flagellar hook-length control protein FliK → MGLTQIDIKINQTNQQNGGKSKIALQSGNTGNSFEQVLAMFSCSSQTQEIGKQESELSKQKTPNPLGGSELLKPIQDEALINSTIMGGENTQGLLKVMAYDPINLEKYTAESDKYIPIFKLDTLYSLVNMNTEDVDSSQEKTQLPLVSLSGETNQSDLLNITSENDQQKPLTFSDDDWDKIDAFLTALIAGIQQMQQISEAPQNLQLDTDSPSFVTQTDSYTLSKPVEEVSNFLVQELRRGKELNVSPLEINQLLEKLNKLIEGIKEQKTIVIPTNIDEKIQIILNEMHSGVQVNLNPNQVPQQRVSLDKNQVTFSAIPIPQIGKNGHEGNRVARMTATTHSEDTTTINIPTILLNNQQKVIGNELKVETLTPNLEVSDFAPEVSEWIGRFMKVTEGKSGSTEAKFSLFPEHLGHIEIKVSSNHGQVSAQILTDTPMAKEALEGQLQHLKLALQQYGYQVQKLDVVQQTPVTVDSTQAGLSFSQDGSQSSREQRTFTSSSENGPKEQQEMAEQIEHTREVLPITYGGATQRTTSRIDFTA, encoded by the coding sequence TTGGGGCTTACTCAAATTGACATCAAAATAAATCAAACAAATCAACAGAATGGTGGGAAATCCAAGATTGCCTTACAATCTGGCAATACTGGAAATTCCTTTGAACAGGTATTAGCAATGTTTAGTTGTTCAAGTCAAACACAGGAGATTGGCAAACAGGAATCTGAACTCTCTAAACAAAAAACACCGAATCCATTAGGGGGCTCTGAACTGTTAAAGCCGATTCAAGACGAGGCTTTAATTAATTCGACCATAATGGGTGGAGAAAATACACAAGGTTTATTAAAAGTAATGGCATATGACCCAATTAACTTAGAAAAATATACTGCTGAAAGCGATAAATATATCCCAATTTTTAAATTAGATACGTTATATTCCTTAGTGAACATGAATACAGAAGATGTTGACTCTTCACAAGAAAAAACTCAGTTACCATTAGTAAGTCTTTCAGGTGAAACGAATCAGTCTGATTTATTAAATATAACTAGTGAAAATGACCAACAGAAACCGTTAACTTTTAGTGATGACGATTGGGATAAAATAGATGCTTTCTTGACGGCATTAATTGCTGGAATACAGCAAATGCAGCAGATAAGTGAAGCACCCCAAAATCTACAATTGGACACTGATTCTCCATCATTTGTTACTCAAACTGATTCCTATACCCTATCTAAACCAGTTGAAGAGGTTAGCAATTTTTTAGTACAGGAGTTGCGGAGGGGAAAAGAATTAAATGTGTCACCCTTGGAAATAAATCAGTTGCTAGAAAAACTAAACAAGTTAATTGAAGGAATAAAAGAGCAAAAAACCATTGTAATTCCAACTAATATTGATGAGAAAATTCAGATAATTTTGAATGAAATGCATTCTGGGGTACAAGTTAATCTTAATCCTAATCAAGTACCACAACAAAGGGTAAGTTTGGATAAAAATCAAGTGACTTTTTCAGCTATTCCCATACCTCAGATAGGAAAGAATGGACATGAGGGGAATCGAGTGGCACGAATGACTGCCACCACACATTCAGAGGATACTACAACAATCAATATACCGACAATTTTGTTGAATAATCAACAAAAAGTCATAGGTAATGAGTTGAAAGTAGAAACCTTAACTCCTAATCTAGAAGTTTCTGATTTTGCTCCGGAAGTAAGTGAGTGGATTGGTCGCTTCATGAAGGTAACTGAAGGTAAATCAGGAAGTACAGAAGCGAAATTTTCTTTATTTCCTGAACATTTAGGTCATATTGAAATTAAAGTAAGTTCTAATCATGGGCAGGTTTCAGCCCAAATATTGACAGATACACCAATGGCAAAAGAAGCCTTGGAAGGGCAACTTCAACACTTAAAGTTAGCGTTGCAGCAGTATGGATATCAGGTCCAAAAACTTGATGTTGTCCAGCAAACTCCTGTAACTGTAGATTCTACTCAGGCAGGCCTATCCTTTTCTCAAGATGGATCCCAATCATCTCGTGAACAGCGTACATTTACTTCATCATCCGAGAATGGACCAAAAGAACAACAGGAAATGGCTGAACAAATAGAGCACACTAGAGAGGTTTTACCTATTACATATGGGGGAGCTACTCAAAGGACTACCTCACGAATTGATTTCACTGCATAG
- a CDS encoding methyl-accepting chemotaxis protein, with protein sequence MFFSILIAFLINRLIRRSVTGVVRNADITTNSANEIKKSIDKTASSANQLDVSMNKANEAISELVASIQQVAGNTNVTASGVDEISAAVEEMSASINLVRDSAQHLSASAEETSSAIQEMMASIEQVAGNTGNVHESVESFSAAIEEMSQSIKGVSEYAVSLTDTAEQTSETVEEMIGSIKQVAESAQTVNQLSIAVKDDAIEGTISVKETMNGLKEISKVIDQASVVMENLGRSSEEIGSIIAVIDDIADQTNLLALNAAIEAARAGEHGKGFAVVADEVRKLAERSANATKEIAKLIMGIQDETSMAVASINDGAYKVKVGNQLAEKTNLAIQKISEGISRVTEEMNQIAKATEEQTKNSEFITMAVEKVTNQATEMTLSTKEQSITADTIVKGIIDTKDQVQQISIATAEQAKGSHAIVSAVENVTHQSSSVTNATKEQALSAEEIVRNINSIKEMVQQMMIATNEQARYGQEISVEVGNVQKQTEELNFSIETQTKEVEEVVLAITDVNSQIKQLK encoded by the coding sequence ATGTTTTTTAGTATATTAATTGCCTTTTTGATTAATAGACTCATTCGTCGTTCGGTTACAGGAGTAGTAAGAAATGCAGATATTACCACCAATTCAGCTAATGAGATTAAAAAGTCAATTGACAAAACAGCTAGCAGTGCAAATCAATTAGATGTTTCAATGAATAAAGCGAACGAAGCCATCAGTGAATTAGTTGCGTCCATTCAACAGGTAGCAGGCAACACCAATGTAACTGCATCTGGAGTAGATGAAATCTCAGCGGCAGTAGAGGAAATGAGTGCTTCTATTAATTTAGTAAGGGATAGTGCGCAGCATTTATCAGCGTCTGCAGAAGAAACTTCATCAGCAATTCAAGAAATGATGGCATCCATTGAACAAGTAGCAGGTAATACTGGAAATGTCCATGAAAGTGTCGAAAGCTTCTCTGCAGCAATAGAAGAGATGAGTCAATCGATAAAAGGTGTAAGTGAATATGCGGTAAGTTTGACAGATACAGCTGAACAAACTTCTGAAACAGTTGAGGAAATGATTGGTTCGATCAAGCAGGTAGCTGAAAGTGCACAAACGGTAAACCAGCTTAGCATTGCAGTTAAGGATGATGCAATTGAAGGAACAATTTCGGTAAAAGAAACGATGAATGGCTTGAAGGAAATTTCAAAGGTTATTGACCAAGCGAGTGTTGTAATGGAGAACTTAGGTAGAAGTTCTGAAGAAATTGGCAGTATTATTGCTGTTATTGATGATATCGCTGATCAAACCAATTTATTAGCCCTCAATGCTGCAATCGAAGCGGCACGTGCAGGAGAACATGGTAAGGGATTTGCTGTGGTAGCTGATGAAGTGCGAAAATTGGCTGAAAGATCGGCGAATGCAACAAAGGAAATAGCTAAACTTATTATGGGAATTCAAGATGAAACAAGTATGGCCGTAGCATCTATTAATGATGGTGCTTATAAAGTTAAAGTAGGGAATCAATTAGCGGAAAAAACCAACCTGGCGATTCAGAAAATTTCGGAAGGGATTTCTCGAGTAACCGAAGAAATGAATCAAATCGCAAAAGCTACAGAGGAACAAACAAAAAATAGTGAGTTTATCACCATGGCTGTAGAGAAAGTAACCAATCAAGCCACAGAAATGACTCTTTCGACAAAAGAACAATCCATCACAGCAGATACAATTGTTAAAGGCATTATTGATACTAAAGACCAAGTACAACAGATTTCAATTGCTACTGCAGAACAAGCAAAGGGCAGTCATGCAATTGTGTCTGCAGTTGAAAATGTTACTCATCAATCAAGCTCAGTAACCAATGCCACTAAAGAACAGGCTCTATCTGCTGAAGAAATCGTTCGCAATATTAACAGTATAAAAGAAATGGTCCAACAGATGATGATTGCAACAAATGAACAAGCAAGATATGGACAGGAAATATCTGTAGAAGTAGGAAATGTTCAGAAACAAACCGAAGAACTAAATTTCAGCATTGAAACGCAAACGAAAGAAGTAGAAGAGGTCGTTCTCGCGATTACCGATGTGAATTCACAAATAAAACAATTAAAGTAA
- the fliY gene encoding flagellar motor switch phosphatase FliY, with protein MNEGLLSQEEINALFNQMNEKNSISIDDFLSSMEQDALGEIGNIALGSSTTALSSLLNQRVEITTPTLSVIEKEQMEELISEKHVAVHVDYTEGIRGKNLLMIKENDAKIIANLMMGGDGTILEPELSELHLSAVQEAMNQMMGSAATSMSTIFSQKVDISPPIIDVLGFPPKKLEDLEEDIILEISFRLKVGSLIDSNMIQFIPLSFGKEMIQKILSISEPAKSSKIVEKEVVSPPTTQPVAVESVSVTPKETTTVSQNTTQTPINANVQKVEYASFSETPSGSSHAGNIDMLFDIPLEITVELGRTKMQIRKILELGPGAVIQLDKLAGEPVDILANHKLIAKGEVVVIEESFGVRITDIVSPIDRLTKMTN; from the coding sequence ATGAACGAGGGGTTATTATCTCAAGAAGAGATTAATGCACTGTTTAATCAAATGAATGAAAAAAACAGTATATCGATTGATGATTTCTTAAGCTCTATGGAGCAGGACGCTTTAGGGGAGATTGGAAATATCGCTTTAGGGAGTTCTACCACAGCATTATCTTCTTTACTGAATCAACGGGTGGAAATTACGACACCTACATTGTCTGTAATTGAAAAGGAACAGATGGAAGAGCTAATAAGTGAAAAGCATGTAGCTGTTCATGTAGATTATACGGAAGGTATCCGTGGAAAAAATTTATTAATGATTAAAGAGAATGATGCAAAAATAATTGCCAATTTGATGATGGGCGGAGATGGCACTATACTTGAACCTGAACTTTCAGAATTGCATCTTAGTGCAGTTCAGGAAGCTATGAATCAAATGATGGGATCTGCAGCGACATCTATGTCGACCATATTTAGTCAAAAGGTAGATATTTCACCACCAATAATCGATGTCCTAGGTTTCCCACCTAAGAAATTAGAAGATCTGGAAGAAGATATTATTCTGGAAATTTCTTTCCGATTGAAGGTAGGAAGTCTTATTGATTCAAATATGATTCAATTTATTCCTTTATCCTTTGGGAAGGAAATGATTCAAAAAATTCTTTCTATAAGTGAACCTGCTAAATCAAGTAAGATTGTCGAGAAAGAAGTGGTTTCTCCACCAACAACTCAACCTGTTGCAGTGGAATCTGTATCCGTAACTCCAAAAGAAACAACCACTGTTTCACAAAACACTACACAAACGCCAATTAATGCGAATGTACAAAAGGTTGAATATGCTTCCTTTTCCGAGACCCCATCTGGAAGTTCTCATGCAGGGAATATTGATATGTTATTTGATATTCCACTAGAAATTACGGTGGAGCTAGGGCGTACAAAAATGCAAATTCGTAAAATCCTAGAGTTAGGACCTGGCGCCGTTATTCAATTAGATAAATTGGCTGGAGAACCTGTGGATATCTTAGCAAATCATAAGCTGATAGCTAAGGGGGAAGTCGTGGTAATTGAAGAAAGTTTCGGTGTGCGAATTACTGACATTGTTAGCCCGATAGATCGTTTAACCAAAATGACAAACTAA
- the fliM gene encoding flagellar motor switch protein FliM, which translates to MLSQQEIDALLSALNSGEIQASDVTVKEEKVKLYDFKRAMRYSKEQLRSITRIHENFTRLLTSYLSAQLRTFVQIQIDLVDQVNYQEFIASIPSRTILNVFQVNPMDGKMIMEMNPQVAYAILERLLGGQGDSSSRNGTLTEIETVLMQKIFSRASDMYQSAWKNIENIHVRWETIESNPQFIQISSPNDTVIVIALHVTIGEITGRMTLCLPHLIVEPVLPKLSTHQWLSSMSRSSVPQQDKIKQNLDTIGVPVIAELGRATLPISELFNLQIGDVIGIETGKIEVKVGQVTRFLGNPGLQKGHYAIQIDQTIHSEGDDI; encoded by the coding sequence GTGTTATCGCAACAAGAAATCGATGCTCTATTATCAGCACTAAATAGTGGTGAAATACAGGCATCAGATGTAACAGTGAAGGAAGAAAAAGTAAAACTATATGATTTTAAGCGCGCAATGCGTTATTCAAAGGAACAATTACGAAGTATTACAAGAATTCATGAGAATTTTACACGTTTATTAACTTCCTATCTTTCGGCTCAGCTTCGAACCTTCGTCCAAATACAAATTGATTTGGTAGACCAAGTGAACTACCAAGAATTTATCGCGTCTATCCCCTCGCGAACTATTTTGAACGTGTTTCAAGTTAATCCGATGGATGGCAAGATGATTATGGAAATGAATCCTCAAGTGGCCTATGCAATTTTAGAACGGTTGTTGGGAGGCCAGGGTGATTCATCTAGCCGAAATGGAACATTAACGGAAATTGAAACGGTTCTCATGCAAAAGATTTTTTCTCGTGCATCTGATATGTATCAAAGTGCATGGAAAAACATTGAAAATATTCATGTGAGATGGGAGACAATTGAATCCAATCCACAATTTATTCAAATTTCGTCCCCGAATGACACGGTGATTGTTATCGCACTTCATGTTACTATTGGAGAAATTACGGGGAGAATGACTTTATGTCTTCCGCATCTAATAGTAGAACCTGTATTACCGAAATTATCAACGCATCAATGGCTATCTTCCATGTCGAGATCAAGCGTCCCGCAGCAGGATAAAATTAAGCAAAACTTGGACACAATTGGTGTTCCCGTCATTGCAGAGCTAGGCAGGGCGACACTACCCATTTCTGAACTTTTCAACCTACAGATTGGAGATGTGATCGGCATCGAGACCGGGAAAATTGAAGTCAAAGTAGGTCAAGTCACAAGATTTTTAGGAAATCCAGGCCTTCAAAAAGGACATTATGCAATCCAGATCGATCAAACAATCCACTCTGAAGGAGATGACATATAA